The nucleotide window ATCAAGTAGAGGTTGGGCGTCTCCCGGCCTCCAGCCACATAGGTTCCCGAGCCTTTGATGGAGACGAGCATGCCGTCGGCGCAAAGCTCGCCAACCAGCTTATCGACCGAGGCGCGGGCCAGTCCCAGCTCCGCCATCAGTTCGTGGCGCGTGGGCAGCCGGGCGCCCGGCGCATAGTCGCCGCGCTGGATTTTGCGGATGATCGCGGTCTTGGCCTGTTCAAGTTTGCTCATTCGAATGGATTTAGGGGTATGCAAATAAAAATATGCCTATACCTATTTCGGATTAATTCACGCTTGTCAAATAGGAAGTTTGCGAATAAACCTAGGCAGATTGGTTCATAAAGGTGCCTGATATGAATATATATATGCCTAGCATGTTTGGTAGGTTGCTCGCGGTGCTGCTGTGTTGTGTGGCCGTGCGGGCGGAGCGGCCGTTCTTTCCGTTCGACAACGGGCTGACGGATGTGAAGTCGGTTGAGGAGCAGGCGAAGCTGCTCAAGGAGCTGGGCTATGACGGCATCTGCACGCGGCCGCCAAACTGCACGCCCGAGCTGTTGGAGGCGTTCGACCGGCATGGCGTGAAAATCATGGCCAGCTATGTGACGCTCGCCCCCGATCCGGACAAGTTTCCCGGGAATCTGGAACAGCATTTCATGCAGCTCCAGGGGCGCGGCACCCTGGTTTGGCTGGGGATCAGCAATGCGAAGGCCAACGAAACGCCGGCGGTGGAAACCATCCGGAAAACGTGCGACCTGGCAAAGAAGTATGGGTTGGAGGTGGTGCTCTATCCCCACATTAATTTCCGCACCGATACCGTTGAACGCACGGCGCATCTGATGAAGTTGGCTGGCCGCGATAACCTGGGAATCAGTTTTAACGTTTGTCATTTCCTGGCCCAGAGCCCTGACGGGAAGCTGGAGGAAACCATCCAGTCAATCGCCCCCAACCTCAAACTGGTGCAGGTGAGCGGGGCCAACATGATTCCCGAACCAAAATCCGACTGGAACCAGCTGATCCTGCCGTTGGGCGAGGGCGACTTCGATATGAAGCGTGTTTTCAAAACCCTGGACGAGGTGGGGTATGCCGGGCCGGTCAATCTGCAGTGCTACCGGGTGCCGCTGCCCGCGAAGGAACAGTTGAACAAATCAATGAACGCTTGGAGAAAATACCATGAACAACCGTAGAACCCTTCTGAAAACATCGGCGGTCGCCGGAACCGCTTTCTCGATTCTTCCCGCCTGGGGGCAGGCCGCACCTTCGAAGCGCGTCAACATGGCGATGATCGGGGTCGGGCGCCAGGGAACCAACGCCAACATGGGAACCTTTCTTGGGATGGACAACGTCCGGGTCGTCGCCGTTTGCGATGTCGATCGCCTGCGCATGGTTCACGCCAAGAAAAAGGTGGACGAACGCTATGGCGACACCGCCTGCAAAATCTTCGGCGACTTCCGCGAGGCACTTGAACTGCCGGGGCTGGACGCCGTCATGGTTTCCACCACCGACCATTGGCATGCCATCATTGCGCTCGCCGCCATGAAGAAGGGACTGCACGTCTGCTGCGAAAAGGCGATGACGCGCTATTTCGACGAAGGCCGCGCGCTGGCCGACATGGCGAAAAAGAGTGGCGTGGTTTTCCGCCTCGATAGCGAATGCCGTTCGCACGCCTACATGCAGAAGACCGCCAACCTGGTGAAGAACGGATACATCGGAAACATTACCCGAATGGAAGTGGGGGTTCCGGTTGAATTCCAAAAGGGCGGTGGTGATCCCGCAGTGGTTCCCGTTCCCGAATATCTGGATTATGAAATGTGGCAGGGGCCGGCGCGGTTGCGGCCCTATTCGGTGGATCGCGTCCACAAGACCAATCCCGAAACCGGCGCGTGGATGGGGCGTCCCGGCTGGTTGCGTCTCCAGGACTATTGCTCCGGCATGATCTGCAATTGGGGAGGGCACCTGATCGATGTCGCCAACTTCATCAATGGTACCAGCCACACGGGCCCCGTTAGTTGCGAAGGGGCGGGATCGTTTGATTCGGGAGGTCTATGGGACACCATCAACGCGTTCGAGCTGCAATATAAATATGCCAACGGCGTGGTCATGGATTACAAGATCAAGGTGCCGTATCTGCGCATCGAAGGCGACGAGGGCTGGATCCAGGCGCATTGGCACAGCGAAGGCGGCCTGCAGGCGCACAACAAGGAAATTTTCCGCACCAAGTTCAGGGAGACCGACACGATGGTTCCGAGTCGTTCCGATAAGCGCGACTTCATCTCCGCCATTACCGAAGGCACGCCGGTCATGATCGATGCCGAGGCTGGGCACCGCGTCAACTCGCAATGCCTGCTCGGCCTCGCCACCGTCAAGGCCGGGACGCGGCTCGAGTGGGATCCGAAAACCGAGAAGGTGACCAACAGCGCCAAGGGCGAAGCGGCCATGAAGGAAACCTATCACCGCGGCGAATGGAAGCTGGAGAACTTCATTTGAAAATCGAAACGGTAGAGGTCTTCCCGCTCGAATATCCAACCAAGGGCTACTTTAAGTTTTTCACCACGCCGCTCGGCCATTCCGGCCGCCCGGCGGTGATGATCAAGTTGACGACGGCTGACGGGCTGGTCGGTTGGGGGCAGGCGGTGCCCATTGCAACATGGTGTTCGGAAACATTGGAAGCTTCGGTCATTGCCCTGAAAAACTATTATGCACCGTCGCTGATCGGGCAGGAGATCGAAACCATTGCCGATGCCCACCTGATCATGGAAAAGGCGATCCGCCCCGAATTTTCCACCAGCATGCCGTTGACGCGCGCCGGGATCGACATGGCGCTGCACGACCTCTTCGGCAAGGCGCAGGGCCAATCGTTGGCCGAACTGTGGGGGCGTCCGCGCCGCGGCAGGATGGAGTTAAGTTGGACGGTCAATGTGACCTCGCTCGACGGTGTCGGGGAATCGGTCAACGCAGGCAAGCGCTTGGGCTACCGCCACTTCAACGTCAAGGTTGCCCCCGATCCCGTGTTCGACCTCGAGGTGGTGAAAATGGTGCGCGATGCCGCGCCCGACGGTTTCTTGTGGACCGATGCGAATACGGCCTACACGGTCGACGACGCCTTGTCGGTTGCGCCCAAACTGGCCGACCTCGGCGTACAGGTTTTTGAATCCCCGCTGCCGCCCAACCGCATTAGCGGCTATCAGGCGCTGAAGAAACAGGGGGCACTGGATGTCTACATGGATGAGGGCGTTGTCAGCCCCGTCGAGTTGGAGGAGTTCATCAAACTCGGCATGCTCGACGGCATGGCGATGAAGCCCTCGCGCTGCGGGGGGCTGACCTCCAACAAGCGGCAGATCGAACTCTGCATGGAGCACGGCCTCAAGTGGGTGGGCAGTGGCCTGTGCGATCCCGACCTCTCGCTCGGCGCGGCGCTCTCTCTCTACGATGCCTTCGGCCTGCCCGAAGCCGCGGCGCTCAACGGCCCGCAGTTCCTCGATGCCTCGGTGCTCAAGAATCCCGTCGTGATCGAAAACGCGGTCGCCGAAGTTCCCGACGGCCCCGGCCTGGGACTGGAAGTGGACGAAGAAAAACTAAATGCCCTGTCTGCCGAAACGGCGGAGAGGTGGGGATTGAAGTAGCTCGCATATCCGATGCGAGTTGTTGCAGGCAGGGAACGCGGATCGGATATCCGCGCCACGAAAAAGGATGGATTGAATGGAAGTGTCACCCTCGGTTTATGAACATGCCGCTCGATTGATCGGGCGCACGCCGTGGGAGGTGTCGCGCGAGGGCGAGCTGGTTTTTCAGGCGCATGCGGCGGCCTATGAATTCTACCGGCATGCGCCGGTCATGCCGGGCATCGATATCTACAACCTGGAGCCGGAAGCCTATGGCGCGGTGGTATCGGAACCATCGGGGCACAATATTCCCGCCATCGGAACCCATCCATTGGAGTGCGTTGCGGATCTTTTGCAATTGGCGCCCTTGAACCCGGAAACGGACGGACGGATTCCGATGCAGATCGAGGTGGCGCGGTGGTTGAAGGACCGCTTTCCCGAAGCCGACATCCGGGTGCCGGTGAGCGGCCCCTTTTCCATTGCCAGCAACCTGGTGGGTTTCAACAACCTGCTGCTGGAGGCGGCGCTGGAGCCGGCGCTGGTGGCCAAGGCGATGCTGCATCTGGTGGATGGACAGGTGGCCTTTGCCCGGGGCATCAAAGAGGCCGGCGTGGATGTGGCCTTCTTCGAATCGGCCGCCTGCCCGCCGATGCTCTCGCCCGATCAATTCCGCGCCATCGAGCTTCCCGCGTTGCAGGAAACCATGCGCCGCATCAGCGAGGTGACCGGCACTCCCGTGCCCTGCATCATCGGCGGCAACACCGCGCCGATTGTCGATGCCATGCTCGAAACGGGCACGGGCTATCTGATTGCTCCGTTTGAAACCGACCAGGAGCTTTTCCTACAGCGCGTCGCGCAGCGCGAGGATGTTCGCATCCGCGTCAACATCGACCTGCGGCTCGTGGCATCGGGCTCCCATGCCGAGATCGAGGCCGAGGCCGACCGGGTATTGGCGCTTATCGGCGACCGGCCCAATGTTTGTCTGGGTACGGGGGCATTGCCCTACGAAACCGAGCCGGACAATGTGATTCACTTAATGGACTATGTTGGGAGAGTGGCAGGTGGCTAGGGGATTCCCTTGCCACCCGCCACTCGACACTATGGGAGTTGAACGATGTTTTTAGGTTTGGACATTATTATTTGGATCATTCTGGTGGTCTACTTTGCCGGCATGCTGCTGATGGGGTGGTGGAGCAAAAAAAGCGCCGGTTCGCAGGAAGGCTACCTGCTGGGCAATCGCCAGTTCGGGATTTGGATGATGATCATGCACGCCTTCGGCGCCGGTACCAATCCGGGCGACGCCGCAGGGGTGGTGACCAAAACCACCGCCACCGGCGCTTCGGGCATCTGGGTGTCGTGGATGTGGCTGTTCGGCACGCCGTTCTACTGGTTGATCGCGCCGGTCATCCGGCGCATGCGCTGCCTGACGATGGCCGACTTTTTCGAGGAGCGCTTCGGCAAGGCTTCGAGCGTGCTTTATATTTTCGTGGCCAGCACCGGCATGGCGATCTGCCTGGCGTCGGTCATGCTCGCCACCGTCCGCACCGTGCAGGGCATGATGGGCAAGCCGGGCGATCCCTGGTTCTTCGGCATCCTTCTCGTCACCACCATCACCTTCATGGTCTATGGCTATTGGGGCGGTATTGTTGCCGCGGTGCGTACCGACATGGTGCAGGGCATCATGATTATTGTCCTCTCCATTCTTGCCGTACCCGCCGCCTTCAAGCTCGAGGAGGTCGCCGGGTTTGGTGGCATGCTCGAAACCTTGAGAAGCACCGACCCAAGCCTGCTAAGCCTCTTTGATCCAAAGTCGTTCCAGCTGAGCAGTGTGATCCTGCTGTGCATCAGCGCACCGCTCACCGCGCTGGCCCTGCCGCACCTCGTTAGTGTTTGCGGAGCCGGCAAGACGGAATGGGAGGGCCGCATGGGCTTCACCTGCGGCAACATGCTCAAGCGCATCTGCACCTTGGGGTGGTCGGTGCTCGGTCTTGCCTGGCTGGCCTATCTCATTAAATCCGGTTCGCCCATCAATCCGGAAACCGCTTTTGGCGACTCCATCCGCGCGCTGCTCTCCCCGCCGCTGCAAGGGCTTATGCTCGCCTGCGTCATGGCCGCCGCCATGTCGTCGGGCGATGCGTTCCAGGTCACCGTGGCTGGATT belongs to Pontiella desulfatans and includes:
- a CDS encoding sugar phosphate isomerase/epimerase family protein; translated protein: MNIYMPSMFGRLLAVLLCCVAVRAERPFFPFDNGLTDVKSVEEQAKLLKELGYDGICTRPPNCTPELLEAFDRHGVKIMASYVTLAPDPDKFPGNLEQHFMQLQGRGTLVWLGISNAKANETPAVETIRKTCDLAKKYGLEVVLYPHINFRTDTVERTAHLMKLAGRDNLGISFNVCHFLAQSPDGKLEETIQSIAPNLKLVQVSGANMIPEPKSDWNQLILPLGEGDFDMKRVFKTLDEVGYAGPVNLQCYRVPLPAKEQLNKSMNAWRKYHEQP
- a CDS encoding uroporphyrinogen decarboxylase family protein gives rise to the protein MEVSPSVYEHAARLIGRTPWEVSREGELVFQAHAAAYEFYRHAPVMPGIDIYNLEPEAYGAVVSEPSGHNIPAIGTHPLECVADLLQLAPLNPETDGRIPMQIEVARWLKDRFPEADIRVPVSGPFSIASNLVGFNNLLLEAALEPALVAKAMLHLVDGQVAFARGIKEAGVDVAFFESAACPPMLSPDQFRAIELPALQETMRRISEVTGTPVPCIIGGNTAPIVDAMLETGTGYLIAPFETDQELFLQRVAQREDVRIRVNIDLRLVASGSHAEIEAEADRVLALIGDRPNVCLGTGALPYETEPDNVIHLMDYVGRVAGG
- a CDS encoding mandelate racemase/muconate lactonizing enzyme family protein, with the protein product MKIETVEVFPLEYPTKGYFKFFTTPLGHSGRPAVMIKLTTADGLVGWGQAVPIATWCSETLEASVIALKNYYAPSLIGQEIETIADAHLIMEKAIRPEFSTSMPLTRAGIDMALHDLFGKAQGQSLAELWGRPRRGRMELSWTVNVTSLDGVGESVNAGKRLGYRHFNVKVAPDPVFDLEVVKMVRDAAPDGFLWTDANTAYTVDDALSVAPKLADLGVQVFESPLPPNRISGYQALKKQGALDVYMDEGVVSPVELEEFIKLGMLDGMAMKPSRCGGLTSNKRQIELCMEHGLKWVGSGLCDPDLSLGAALSLYDAFGLPEAAALNGPQFLDASVLKNPVVIENAVAEVPDGPGLGLEVDEEKLNALSAETAERWGLK
- a CDS encoding sodium:solute symporter family protein, with translation MFLGLDIIIWIILVVYFAGMLLMGWWSKKSAGSQEGYLLGNRQFGIWMMIMHAFGAGTNPGDAAGVVTKTTATGASGIWVSWMWLFGTPFYWLIAPVIRRMRCLTMADFFEERFGKASSVLYIFVASTGMAICLASVMLATVRTVQGMMGKPGDPWFFGILLVTTITFMVYGYWGGIVAAVRTDMVQGIMIIVLSILAVPAAFKLEEVAGFGGMLETLRSTDPSLLSLFDPKSFQLSSVILLCISAPLTALALPHLVSVCGAGKTEWEGRMGFTCGNMLKRICTLGWSVLGLAWLAYLIKSGSPINPETAFGDSIRALLSPPLQGLMLACVMAAAMSSGDAFQVTVAGLFSQNIYKTFINPKAEDKQLLGVTKITGLIIVMVSLVIAILMRKSMVKAILDYFNILGLVGISVAMGMVWRRMNTTGMFACTLSAISIFVVCRYALDLPRNFTVGLPLLAGILGGIVGSLATPPPEKEKSDAFYRKICTPIGQEHKLGLSLDEAVPESERLCTAAGLFILKPSRQTWGGFLFFLTASFACVLLMVVLLKV
- a CDS encoding Gfo/Idh/MocA family protein; protein product: MNNRRTLLKTSAVAGTAFSILPAWGQAAPSKRVNMAMIGVGRQGTNANMGTFLGMDNVRVVAVCDVDRLRMVHAKKKVDERYGDTACKIFGDFREALELPGLDAVMVSTTDHWHAIIALAAMKKGLHVCCEKAMTRYFDEGRALADMAKKSGVVFRLDSECRSHAYMQKTANLVKNGYIGNITRMEVGVPVEFQKGGGDPAVVPVPEYLDYEMWQGPARLRPYSVDRVHKTNPETGAWMGRPGWLRLQDYCSGMICNWGGHLIDVANFINGTSHTGPVSCEGAGSFDSGGLWDTINAFELQYKYANGVVMDYKIKVPYLRIEGDEGWIQAHWHSEGGLQAHNKEIFRTKFRETDTMVPSRSDKRDFISAITEGTPVMIDAEAGHRVNSQCLLGLATVKAGTRLEWDPKTEKVTNSAKGEAAMKETYHRGEWKLENFI